The following are encoded in a window of Lampris incognitus isolate fLamInc1 chromosome 15, fLamInc1.hap2, whole genome shotgun sequence genomic DNA:
- the LOC130124901 gene encoding putative transmembrane protein INAFM2 — MKDRDSGKPATYTVDKKAKMAAKSDKKWVRAVTVSGYVVSVCLAAVVLAVYYGLVWKPANPLTGGAALLTVSAPAGGPEGTDPEPTGRSQTDDPGGALTSRSGTAASPGVAAEDPANLPTHGTAREQREQEEQEERRTSDRSRTSDRSRTA; from the exons ATGAAGGACCGGGACTCGGGGAAACCCGCCACCTACACCGTTGACAAAAAAGCTAAAATGGCGGCCAAGAGCGACAAAAAGTGGGTGAGGGCGGTGACGGTGTCGGGGTACGTGGTGTCGGTGTGTCTGGCCGCGGTGGTCCTGGCCGTGTACTACGGTCTCGTATGGAAACCCGCCAACCCGCTGACCGGCGGCGCGGCGCTGCTGACGGTCAGCGCCCCAGCGGGAGGACCGGAAGGTACCGACCCCGAACCCACAGGAAGGAGTCAGACGGACGACCCCGGAGGAGCGCTCACCTCCCGTTCAGGCACCGCCGCGTCTCCCGGCGTGGCCGCGGAGGACCCGGCCAACCTGCCGACACACGGGACGGCGAGGGAGCAGCGggagcaggaggagcaggaggagcg CAGAACCTCGGACCGAAGCAGAACCTCGGACCGAAGCAGAACCGCATGA